A single genomic interval of Hemibagrus wyckioides isolate EC202008001 linkage group LG13, SWU_Hwy_1.0, whole genome shotgun sequence harbors:
- the mylpfb gene encoding myosin regulatory light chain 2, skeletal muscle: MAPKKAKRRQQGEGGSSNVFSMFEQSQIQEYKEAFTIIDQNRDGIISKDDLRDVLASMGQLNVKNEELEAMIKEASGPINFTVFLTMFGEKLKGADPEDVIVSAFKVLDPEGTGSIKKEFLEELLTTQCDRFSAEEMKNLWAAFPPDVAGNVDYKNICYVITHGEEKEEE; encoded by the exons ATG GCACCCAAAAAGGCCAAGAGGAGGCAGCAGGGAGAGGGTGGCAGCTCCAATGTGTTCTCCATGTTTGAGCAGAGCCAAATCCAGGAGTACAAGGAG GCCTTCACCATCATCGACCAGAACAGGGACGGCATCATCAGCAAAGACGATCTGAGGGACGTGCTGGCCTCCATGGGTCAGTTGAATGTGAAGAATGAGGAGCTGGAGGCCATGATCAAGGAGGCCAGTGGTCCAATCAACTTCACCGTCTTCCTCACCATGTTTGGCGAAAAGCTGAAGG GTGCTGATCCCGAGGACGTCATTGTTAGCGCTTTCAAAGTCCTGGACCCTGAGGGCACTGGCTCCATCAAGAAGGAGTT CCTTGAGGAGCTTCTGACCACCCAGTGCGACAGGTTCAGTGCTGAGGAG ATGAAAAACCTGTGGGCCGCCTTCCCTCCAGATGTGGCTGGCAATGTTGACTACAAGAACATCTGCTACGTCATCACACACggagaggaaaaggaggaggagtaa
- the pgap3 gene encoding post-GPI attachment to proteins factor 3, producing MACCTPLGLALLTALLLWSPGRVHGSQGDKEPVYLDCVKQCARTNCTGAKLRGFQSAQPPYMALTGWTCRDDCHYQCMWTTVGLYQAEGYRVPQFHGKWPFVRFLCFEEPASALASLLNGLACLLMLLRYRSAVPRQCPMYHTVTAFSLVSLNAWFWSTVFHTKDTYLTEKMDYFCASAVILYSIYLCCVRTLGLRRPGVSSIVGVLLILAFTSHVSYLTFVSFDYGYNMLANATIGMVNLLWWLGWCWQNRRTLLYWWKCGIVVVLLHGLALFELLDFPPIYWVLDAHAAWHLGTVPVHFLFYSFLIDDSLHLLNTEKAGVKLE from the exons ATGGCTTGCTGCACGCCACTGGGTCTCGCGCTGCTCACCGCGCTGCTCCTGTGGTCACCGGGTCGCGTGCACGGCTCTCAGGGCGATAAAGAGCCTGTGTACCTGGATTGCGTGAAACAGTGCGCGCGCACCAACTGCACCGGCGCCAAGCTGCGCGGTTTCCAGTCTGCCCAGCCGCCTTACATGGCGCTCACTG GTTGGACGTGTCGGGACGATTGTCACTATCAGTGCATGTGGACCACAGTTGGACTTTACCAGGCCGAGGGCTATAGAGTGCCTCAGTTCCATGGCAAG TGGCCGTTTGTGCGCTTCCTGTGTTTCGAGGAGCCGGCATCAGCTCTGGCGTCACTGCTCAACGGTCTGGCGTGTTTATTGATGCTGCTGCGCTACCGCAGCGCTGTCCCACGCCAGTGCCCCATGTACCACACCGTCACCGCCTTCTCACTG GTGTCACTGAATGCCTGGTTCtggtctacagtatttcacaccaaAGACACTTATCTAACTGAG AAGATGGACTATTTTTGTGCATCAGCGGTGATCCTCTACTCCATCTACCTGTGCTGCGTCAG GACGCTGGGATTGCGGCGGCCTGGCGTGTCCAGCATCGTTGGAGTTTTGCTCATCCTGGCCTTCACCTCTCACGTCTCCTATCTCACATTTGTTAGCTTTGACTACGGTTACAACATGCTCGCCAACGCAACCATAG GCATGGTAAACCTGCTGTGGTGGCTCGGTTGGTGCTGGCAGAACCGGAGGACGTTGCTGTACTGGTGGAAGTGTGGCATTGTGGTGGTGCTGCTGCATGGCCTGGCGCTGTTCGAGCTACTTGACTTCCCGCCGATCTACTGGGTGCTGGACGCTCACGCCGCCTGGCACCTTGGCACCGTCCCTGTCCACTTCCTCTTCTACAG TTTCCTTATAGACGACAGCCTCCACCTCCTCAACACAGAGAAGGCCGGAGTCAAGCTGGAATAG